In Streptomyces sp. SN-593, a single genomic region encodes these proteins:
- a CDS encoding DNA repair ATPase, with protein sequence MSEATAPAAPAAPDPAAPAAPGDAGPADPAGDAYRVLRDRLSGTARELVRRAEALNAARQEVFGSTELRLAGAERMRTARPALPGDIAPVGPWLLFAANPAEVEDVADVFQVRRADDLDGGSADDAAAGGSADDAADGPAGPAGLLDDPGFVRDFRELYRYYRQTRVVRVRAWEGRLLAVFRTGAGADDVKALSWRIGRDGRCAYEGTTREEPAEPPEAVRWSAVGREAYVPGRHPHIALAAPDGGTLTLDTTGGTLTLRTGGAVHEEPVDDALQSLADADVASAGAGPLVLLRVRPYRESVERHFAVNTRTEQVERIDALGQVCLRLPDDQGVVFPGGYVLATGGTRTFDLPDLAGRAEPAAERGASTGAGETAPATQEFERVVRSANGEDVLYVFHAPADGHRLLLPYNLIRKEAAAPLHVQGSALYEDGTLITLRPAEGGEPGRVHALQRWHTPFLSDTYAAARPVGDGPLARIGNPDLVRAVSDALSVARAALAPEPAAAVHEALVAAAERVLDRHHWLADPDAQDLAGPLTEVRDTARQVLAEYARVREAAARAAAAADEAEARITALGRRVRGEAAASADEWVARLAGLRSVQGRLATLRETRQADPARLDALDSLLARELAEAASRAAAHFADEAAFDGYRRRVAEVAARVPEAATAADTGPLAATLDEQAAGLATVTETAGTLEIADATVRTRILAAAADVLGTVNQARALLAARRRELLAAETGAEFAAQSALLAQSIGAALDAAVTPEACEEQLGRLLVRIENLATAFAADEERSAVLDARREEVRETFAARGQALADERARRVQRLTAGAARMLDGIRRRTATLGSAEEIHTYFASDPLAAEHRRAAAELRTLKDPARAAELTAALAAARQAATAALRDRLDLYEDGGAAIRLGRHRFAVNTQPLDLALVPHAGGLAFTLTGTDYLAPVDDPAFEATRAFWSRPLVSESPRLSRAEFLAGGLLLDLLAAGGTAGADLPGAVRAAVAERVSEGYERGVHDHDAVLLLTALAERAECAGPLRYPAATRAGALLFWTQAAPPAERAAWTARARSLSRARAAFGGAEAGRALDELAEEIGARARDFLGSSGLPEPVRPAPDSATDTLLLGEYLVAELASGQEGFAVGPGARAVVARLTEALGGPDAVPYKEFTADLDALGAGPDAGLGARWQLARAWLGPFATAPDGTDPDRCGDGEAPGAGHLLEAAAGLLCGPAVARYAADADVEVTVRGLLAAHPRAVDGVMTLRLDELLARVRRFTAEDVPAHRAYQRHRAAVVAAERGRLAPDAYRARPPAGFVRNRLLDEVYLPLVGDSLAKQFGPAGGLLMLMSPPGYGKTSLVEYVASGLGLALVGVSGPALGSGTTSLDPDRAPDAAARRELEKVRLALEMGSNVLLHLDDIQHASAEFLQKFIPLCDAQRRIEGPEGAYDLRGKRFAVCMAGNPYTESGALFRVPDMLANRADVWNLGDVLTGREELFALSYVENALTANPVLAPLAGRDRADLDLLVRLAAGDPTARPADLAHPYAGSEREEVLAVLRHLLRVRDTLLTVNAAYLDSARRTEDSRTEPPFLLQGSYRNMNRLAGRITATMNAAEVEAAVGDHYRSEAQTLAHGAEAALLKLAELRGTLTPAQSARWSRLKAPYGAA encoded by the coding sequence GTGTCCGAAGCGACGGCACCGGCCGCCCCGGCCGCACCCGACCCCGCCGCACCCGCCGCACCCGGAGACGCCGGCCCCGCGGACCCCGCCGGTGACGCCTACCGGGTGCTGCGCGACCGGCTGTCCGGTACGGCCCGCGAACTGGTCCGCCGCGCCGAGGCCCTGAACGCGGCCCGGCAGGAGGTCTTCGGCAGCACCGAGCTGCGGCTCGCCGGCGCCGAGCGGATGCGCACCGCCCGCCCGGCGCTGCCCGGCGACATCGCCCCGGTCGGCCCCTGGCTGCTGTTCGCCGCGAACCCCGCCGAGGTCGAGGACGTCGCCGACGTGTTCCAGGTCCGCCGCGCGGACGACCTGGACGGCGGGTCCGCGGACGACGCGGCGGCCGGCGGGTCCGCGGACGACGCGGCGGACGGCCCGGCCGGCCCCGCCGGGCTGCTCGACGACCCCGGCTTCGTCCGCGACTTCCGCGAGCTGTACCGCTACTACCGGCAGACCCGGGTGGTGCGGGTGCGCGCCTGGGAGGGGCGGCTGCTGGCGGTCTTCCGCACCGGCGCGGGCGCCGACGACGTCAAGGCGCTGAGCTGGCGGATCGGCCGCGACGGCCGCTGCGCCTACGAGGGCACCACCCGCGAGGAGCCCGCCGAGCCGCCGGAGGCGGTGCGCTGGAGCGCGGTCGGCCGCGAGGCGTACGTCCCCGGCCGCCACCCGCACATCGCGCTCGCCGCACCCGACGGCGGCACCCTCACCCTGGACACCACCGGCGGGACCCTCACCCTGCGCACCGGCGGCGCCGTCCACGAGGAGCCCGTCGACGACGCGCTCCAGTCGCTGGCCGACGCCGACGTCGCGTCCGCCGGCGCCGGTCCGCTGGTGCTGCTGCGGGTGCGCCCCTACCGGGAGTCCGTCGAACGGCACTTCGCGGTCAACACCCGCACCGAGCAGGTCGAGCGGATCGACGCCCTCGGCCAGGTCTGCCTGCGGCTGCCCGACGACCAGGGCGTGGTCTTCCCCGGCGGCTACGTCCTGGCCACCGGCGGCACCCGCACCTTCGACCTGCCCGACCTCGCCGGGCGCGCCGAACCGGCCGCTGAACGGGGCGCGTCGACCGGCGCCGGTGAAACCGCCCCGGCCACGCAGGAGTTCGAGCGGGTGGTGCGCTCGGCCAACGGCGAGGACGTGCTCTACGTCTTCCACGCGCCCGCCGACGGCCACCGGCTGCTGCTGCCGTACAACCTCATCCGCAAGGAGGCCGCCGCCCCGCTGCACGTCCAGGGCAGCGCGCTGTACGAGGACGGCACCCTGATCACGCTGCGGCCCGCCGAGGGCGGCGAGCCCGGCCGGGTGCACGCGCTCCAGCGCTGGCACACCCCGTTCCTGTCCGACACCTATGCCGCCGCCCGCCCGGTCGGCGACGGTCCGCTGGCCAGGATCGGCAACCCCGACCTGGTCCGCGCGGTCTCGGACGCGCTGTCGGTGGCCCGCGCCGCCCTGGCGCCCGAGCCCGCCGCGGCCGTCCACGAGGCGCTGGTCGCCGCCGCGGAACGCGTCCTGGACCGCCACCACTGGCTCGCGGACCCCGACGCGCAGGATCTCGCCGGGCCGCTCACCGAGGTCCGCGACACCGCGCGGCAGGTGCTCGCCGAGTACGCCCGGGTACGGGAGGCCGCCGCGCGGGCCGCCGCGGCCGCCGACGAGGCAGAGGCGCGGATCACCGCGCTCGGCCGCCGGGTGCGCGGCGAGGCCGCCGCCTCCGCGGACGAGTGGGTCGCCCGGCTCGCCGGACTGCGCTCCGTCCAGGGCCGGTTGGCGACACTGCGGGAGACACGGCAGGCCGACCCGGCCCGGCTGGACGCACTGGACTCCCTGCTGGCACGGGAGTTGGCCGAGGCCGCCTCCCGCGCCGCGGCGCACTTCGCCGACGAGGCCGCCTTCGACGGCTACCGGCGGCGCGTCGCCGAGGTCGCCGCGCGGGTCCCGGAGGCGGCGACCGCGGCCGACACCGGGCCGCTGGCCGCGACCCTCGACGAGCAGGCCGCGGGCCTGGCCACCGTCACCGAGACCGCCGGCACCCTGGAGATCGCCGACGCGACCGTCCGCACCCGCATCCTGGCGGCCGCCGCCGACGTGCTCGGGACGGTCAACCAGGCCCGGGCCCTCCTCGCCGCCCGCCGGCGGGAGCTGCTCGCCGCCGAGACCGGCGCGGAGTTCGCCGCGCAGAGCGCGCTGCTCGCCCAGAGCATCGGCGCCGCGCTCGACGCGGCGGTCACCCCCGAGGCGTGCGAGGAGCAACTCGGCCGCCTGCTGGTGCGGATCGAGAACCTCGCCACCGCATTCGCCGCCGACGAGGAGCGGTCGGCGGTGCTCGACGCCCGCCGCGAGGAGGTGCGCGAGACCTTCGCGGCCCGCGGCCAGGCACTCGCCGACGAACGCGCCCGGCGGGTCCAGCGGTTGACCGCCGGCGCGGCCCGGATGCTCGACGGCATCCGGCGCCGCACGGCCACCCTCGGCTCCGCCGAGGAGATCCACACCTACTTTGCCTCCGACCCGCTGGCGGCCGAACACCGGCGGGCCGCGGCAGAGTTGCGCACCCTGAAGGACCCCGCCCGGGCCGCGGAACTCACCGCCGCGCTCGCCGCCGCCCGCCAGGCGGCCACGGCCGCCCTGCGCGACCGCCTCGACCTGTACGAGGACGGCGGCGCCGCGATCCGGCTGGGCCGGCACCGGTTCGCGGTCAACACCCAGCCGCTCGACCTCGCGCTCGTTCCGCACGCCGGCGGGCTCGCCTTCACCCTCACCGGCACCGACTACCTCGCGCCGGTGGACGACCCCGCGTTCGAGGCCACCCGCGCCTTCTGGTCGCGTCCGCTGGTCTCGGAGTCCCCGCGGCTGTCCCGCGCGGAGTTCCTCGCCGGCGGCCTGCTGCTGGACCTGCTCGCCGCGGGCGGCACGGCCGGCGCCGACCTCCCCGGCGCCGTGCGGGCGGCCGTCGCCGAGCGCGTGTCGGAGGGGTACGAGCGGGGCGTGCACGACCACGACGCCGTGCTGCTCCTCACCGCGCTCGCCGAACGCGCCGAGTGCGCCGGGCCGTTGCGGTACCCCGCGGCCACCCGCGCCGGCGCGCTGCTGTTCTGGACACAGGCCGCCCCGCCCGCCGAGCGGGCCGCCTGGACCGCCCGGGCCCGCTCGCTCAGCCGGGCCCGCGCCGCCTTCGGCGGGGCCGAGGCCGGACGGGCACTGGACGAACTGGCCGAGGAGATCGGCGCCCGCGCCCGGGACTTCCTCGGGTCGTCTGGCCTGCCCGAACCGGTCCGCCCGGCACCGGACTCGGCGACGGACACCCTGCTGCTGGGCGAGTACCTGGTCGCCGAACTCGCCTCCGGACAGGAGGGGTTCGCGGTCGGACCCGGCGCCCGGGCGGTCGTGGCGCGGCTGACCGAGGCACTGGGCGGGCCGGACGCGGTGCCGTACAAGGAGTTCACCGCCGACCTCGACGCGCTCGGCGCGGGGCCCGACGCCGGGCTCGGCGCGCGCTGGCAGCTCGCCCGCGCCTGGCTCGGCCCGTTCGCCACCGCCCCCGACGGCACGGACCCGGACCGGTGCGGTGACGGGGAGGCGCCCGGCGCCGGCCACCTGCTGGAGGCCGCGGCCGGACTGCTCTGCGGCCCCGCAGTCGCGCGGTACGCGGCCGACGCCGACGTCGAGGTGACCGTGCGCGGGCTGCTCGCGGCCCACCCGAGGGCCGTGGACGGCGTCATGACCCTGCGGCTGGACGAACTGCTCGCCCGGGTACGCCGGTTCACCGCCGAGGACGTCCCGGCCCACCGCGCCTACCAGCGGCACCGCGCGGCCGTGGTCGCCGCCGAGCGCGGCCGGCTCGCGCCGGACGCCTACCGCGCCCGGCCGCCCGCCGGCTTCGTCCGCAACCGGCTGCTGGACGAGGTGTACCTGCCGCTGGTCGGCGACAGCCTGGCCAAGCAGTTCGGTCCGGCCGGCGGCCTGCTGATGCTGATGTCCCCGCCCGGGTACGGCAAGACGTCGCTGGTGGAGTACGTGGCGAGCGGTCTCGGCCTGGCGCTGGTCGGCGTCTCCGGGCCCGCCCTCGGCAGCGGCACCACGTCGCTGGACCCCGACCGCGCGCCCGACGCGGCCGCCCGGCGCGAACTGGAGAAGGTGCGGCTGGCCCTGGAGATGGGCTCCAACGTGCTGCTCCACCTCGACGACATCCAGCACGCCTCGGCGGAGTTCCTGCAGAAGTTCATCCCGCTGTGCGACGCGCAGCGCAGGATCGAGGGGCCCGAGGGCGCGTACGACCTGCGCGGCAAGCGGTTCGCCGTCTGCATGGCCGGCAACCCCTACACCGAGTCCGGCGCCCTCTTCCGGGTGCCGGACATGCTGGCGAACCGGGCCGACGTGTGGAACCTCGGGGACGTGCTCACCGGGCGGGAGGAGCTGTTCGCCCTCTCCTACGTGGAGAACGCCCTCACCGCCAACCCCGTGCTGGCGCCGCTCGCCGGCCGGGACCGGGCCGACCTCGACCTGCTGGTGCGGCTGGCCGCCGGCGACCCGACGGCGCGCCCGGCGGACCTGGCGCACCCCTACGCCGGGTCGGAGCGGGAGGAGGTCCTCGCGGTGCTGCGCCACCTGCTGCGGGTGCGGGACACCCTGCTCACCGTCAACGCGGCGTACCTCGACTCGGCCCGCCGTACGGAGGACTCCCGTACCGAGCCGCCGTTCCTGCTCCAGGGGTCCTACCGCAACATGAACCGGCTGGCCGGGCGGATCACGGCGACCATGAACGCGGCGGAGGTCGAGGCGGCCGTCGGCGACCACTACCGGTCCGAGGCCCAGACCCTCGCGCACGGCGCCGAGGCCGCCCTCCTCAAGCTCGCCGAGCTGCGCGGGACCCTCACCCCCGCGCAGTCCGCCCGCTGGAGCCGCCTCAAGGCCCCCTACGGTGCGGCGTGA
- a CDS encoding BlaI/MecI/CopY family transcriptional regulator, whose protein sequence is MPEPSAGRRPPGELEASVLAALWAAGGRPLTPADVQRELGTALARTTVTTILARLHEKGSVSRARSGRGYAYLPVQDSPGLAARRMRSELDKSARDDRGTVLARFVSGLGPDDERLLRELLAQADGAAEGVAEGATNGGTEGGTDGGATA, encoded by the coding sequence ATGCCGGAGCCGAGCGCGGGCCGCCGTCCCCCGGGCGAGCTGGAGGCGAGCGTCCTGGCCGCGCTCTGGGCGGCCGGCGGCCGCCCGCTGACCCCCGCCGACGTGCAGCGCGAACTCGGCACCGCCCTGGCGCGCACCACCGTCACCACGATCCTGGCGAGGCTGCACGAGAAGGGCTCGGTCAGCCGCGCGCGGTCCGGCCGGGGGTACGCCTACCTGCCGGTGCAGGACTCCCCGGGGCTCGCCGCCCGCCGGATGCGCAGCGAGCTGGACAAGTCCGCGCGCGACGACCGCGGCACCGTGCTGGCCCGCTTCGTCTCCGGCCTCGGGCCCGACGACGAGAGGCTGCTGCGGGAGCTGCTGGCCCAGGCGGACGGCGCTGCGGAGGGCGTCGCGGAGGGGGCAACGAACGGCGGTACGGAGGGCGGCACGGACGGCGGGGCGACGGCGTGA